One segment of Aquimarina sp. BL5 DNA contains the following:
- a CDS encoding VOC family protein: MPTFLFNHIALSVKDVDKTTEFYQKVLKLKEIKNTASDSKTRWLSFDDGKQLHLIPRPNFEIRINKAVHFALATPDFNSFVGHLEELKIDYSDWLGTPNKDYIRKDGIKQVYFQDPNGYWIEINNDV; this comes from the coding sequence ATGCCTACTTTTTTATTCAATCATATAGCACTTTCCGTAAAAGATGTCGACAAAACAACTGAGTTTTATCAAAAGGTGCTTAAACTTAAGGAAATTAAGAATACTGCTTCTGACTCTAAAACTAGATGGTTATCTTTTGATGACGGAAAACAGCTTCATCTGATTCCTCGTCCTAATTTTGAGATAAGAATCAATAAAGCAGTTCATTTTGCTTTAGCGACTCCTGATTTTAATTCATTTGTAGGGCATCTAGAAGAACTAAAAATTGACTACTCTGATTGGCTTGGGACACCAAACAAAGATTATATACGAAAAGATGGCATTAAACAGGTCTACTTTCAAGATCCAAATGGATATTGGATTGAAATAAACAATGATGTTTAG
- the glyA gene encoding serine hydroxymethyltransferase: MQRDEQIFDLIQDEKERQINGLELIASENFVSEQVMEAAGSVLTNKYAEGYPGKRYYGGCSVVDVVEQIAIDRAKELFGAAYANVQPHSGSQANTAVYHACLKPGDKILGFDLSHGGHLTHGSPVNFSGKLYNPVFYGVEKETGRLNYDKIQEIATAEKPQLIIAGASAYSREIDYKRFREIADSVGAILLADIAHPAGLIAKGVIADPVPHCHVVTTTTHKTLRGPRGGLILMGKDFENPFGITLKSGKKRMMSSLMDSAVFPGNQGGPLEHIIAAKAIAFGEALTDEFLHYIIQVKKNAATMAEAFVQKGYEVISAGTDNHMMLIDLRNKDVTGKQAEEALGVAEITVNKNMVPFDDKSPFVTSGIRIGVAAVTTRGLKENDMLDIVELIDRVINNVENEEELHSIANDVNAMMADKPLFVV, encoded by the coding sequence ATGCAACGCGACGAACAGATTTTTGATTTAATTCAGGACGAAAAAGAACGTCAGATTAATGGATTAGAATTGATCGCTTCAGAAAATTTTGTAAGTGAACAAGTAATGGAAGCAGCTGGTTCTGTATTAACAAATAAATATGCAGAAGGGTATCCAGGAAAACGTTATTATGGAGGATGCTCTGTAGTAGATGTAGTAGAGCAAATAGCTATTGATCGTGCTAAAGAATTGTTCGGAGCAGCATATGCTAATGTACAACCACATTCTGGATCTCAAGCAAATACAGCGGTTTATCACGCTTGTCTGAAACCTGGAGATAAAATACTTGGTTTTGATCTTTCTCATGGAGGACACCTGACACATGGATCACCAGTTAATTTTTCAGGTAAGTTGTACAATCCGGTTTTCTATGGAGTAGAGAAGGAGACAGGTAGATTAAACTATGATAAAATTCAAGAGATTGCCACAGCAGAAAAACCACAACTTATTATTGCCGGAGCATCTGCATATTCTAGAGAGATAGATTATAAAAGATTTAGAGAAATAGCAGATAGTGTGGGCGCTATTTTATTAGCTGATATTGCACATCCTGCAGGATTAATTGCTAAGGGTGTGATTGCAGATCCTGTTCCTCATTGTCACGTAGTAACAACTACAACACATAAAACATTAAGAGGCCCAAGAGGTGGATTAATCTTAATGGGTAAAGATTTCGAAAACCCTTTTGGTATTACACTAAAGAGTGGTAAGAAGCGTATGATGTCTTCTTTAATGGATAGTGCCGTATTTCCTGGAAATCAAGGAGGTCCATTAGAGCATATCATTGCAGCAAAAGCAATTGCGTTTGGCGAGGCATTGACTGATGAGTTTTTACATTATATCATACAAGTAAAGAAAAATGCAGCAACGATGGCGGAAGCTTTTGTTCAAAAAGGATATGAGGTAATTTCTGCTGGTACTGATAATCATATGATGTTGATCGATTTACGTAATAAAGACGTAACTGGTAAACAAGCAGAAGAGGCACTTGGCGTTGCAGAGATTACGGTAAACAAGAATATGGTTCCTTTTGATGATAAATCACCATTTGTAACTTCTGGTATTCGTATTGGGGTTGCAGCAGTTACTACTCGTGGATTGAAAGAAAATGATATGCTGGATATAGTGGAATTAATCGACAGAGTAATTAACAATGTAGAGAATGAGGAAGAATTACATAGCATTGCGAATGATGTAAATGCAATGATGGCGGATAAACCATTATTTGTGGTATAA
- the fahA gene encoding fumarylacetoacetase produces MPITANNPNRKTWIKTPANTDFPIQNIPFGVFLTRDDVITIGTRIGDTAIDLGALHQLGYFDGIPLTDDIFLQDSLNDFISDGKKTWRLVRNRIADIFDAENDSLKNNTEHCKIVLFTLDEIEMQLPVTVGDYTDFYSSIEHATNVGTMFRDPENALLPNWLHIPVGYHGRSSSIIPSGIPVHRPQGQKLINGTEKPIFGPSRLVDFELEMAFITTDANQLGEPIPIEEAEDYIFGLVLFNDWSARDIQKWEYVPLGPFLAKNFASSISPWIVTLDALEPYRVKGPKPLKEQLPYLQYEGDKSFDINLEVAIQPEKAKETIVSKSNFKYMYWNMSQQLAHHTVNGCPVNSGDMMGSGTISGPTPDSYGSMLELSWRGEKPVQLKEGGSRKFIEDNDTVIIRGHCKKDDVRIGFGEVSTKLLPVFKK; encoded by the coding sequence ATGCCCATAACAGCAAATAACCCAAATAGAAAAACGTGGATCAAAACACCTGCTAATACAGATTTCCCTATTCAAAATATTCCTTTTGGAGTCTTTCTTACCAGGGATGATGTTATTACAATAGGAACCCGAATCGGAGATACCGCTATTGACCTTGGAGCACTTCATCAACTTGGCTATTTTGATGGAATTCCATTAACCGATGATATATTCTTACAAGATTCTCTTAATGACTTTATATCTGATGGAAAAAAAACCTGGAGATTGGTACGTAATCGTATTGCTGATATTTTTGATGCCGAAAACGACTCCCTAAAAAATAATACGGAGCATTGTAAAATAGTCCTATTTACATTGGATGAAATAGAAATGCAATTACCGGTAACTGTAGGCGATTACACCGACTTTTATAGTAGTATTGAGCATGCAACTAATGTAGGTACTATGTTCAGAGATCCTGAAAATGCATTACTTCCGAATTGGCTGCATATACCTGTTGGATACCACGGACGTAGTAGTTCTATAATTCCTTCAGGAATTCCTGTACATCGTCCGCAGGGTCAGAAATTAATCAATGGTACGGAAAAACCAATTTTTGGACCTTCAAGATTAGTAGACTTTGAATTGGAGATGGCGTTTATTACTACAGATGCTAATCAGCTCGGAGAGCCTATTCCGATCGAAGAAGCTGAGGATTATATCTTTGGTTTGGTATTATTCAATGACTGGAGTGCTCGAGATATTCAGAAATGGGAATATGTTCCTTTAGGCCCTTTCCTTGCTAAAAACTTTGCATCATCTATATCACCTTGGATTGTTACACTAGATGCCTTAGAACCCTATCGTGTTAAAGGACCAAAACCTTTAAAAGAACAACTTCCATATCTTCAATACGAAGGAGACAAAAGTTTTGATATTAATCTGGAGGTTGCTATACAACCAGAAAAAGCAAAAGAGACTATCGTTTCTAAAAGTAATTTTAAATATATGTATTGGAATATGTCCCAACAATTGGCACATCATACTGTAAATGGATGTCCAGTTAACTCGGGAGACATGATGGGTAGTGGAACTATTTCCGGACCAACTCCTGATTCTTATGGTTCTATGCTAGAATTAAGTTGGAGAGGAGAGAAACCTGTGCAACTTAAAGAAGGTGGTAGTCGTAAATTTATAGAAGATAATGATACCGTTATCATAAGAGGGCATTGCAAAAAAGATGATGTTAGAATAGGTTTTGGTGAAGTATCTACCAAACTACTCCCTGTATTTAAAAAATAA